The Dioscorea cayenensis subsp. rotundata cultivar TDr96_F1 chromosome 8, TDr96_F1_v2_PseudoChromosome.rev07_lg8_w22 25.fasta, whole genome shotgun sequence genome segment NNNNNNNNNNNNNNNNNNNNNNNNNNNNNNNNNNNNNNNNNNNNNNNNNNNNNNNNNNNNNNNNNNNNNNNNNNNNNNNNNNNNNNNNNNNNNNNNNNNNNNNNNNNNNNNNNNNNNNNNNNNNNNNNNNNNNNNNNNNNNNNNNNNNNNNNNNNNNNNNNNNNNNNNNNNNNNNNNNNNNNNNNNNNNNNNNNNNNNNNNNNNNNNNNNNNNNNNNNNNNNNNNNNNNNNNNNNNNNNNNNNNNNNNNNNNNNNNNNNNNNNaatcatcaattttgttgtagtgaataTATTGTAATAACAGATCAATCATTGTTATTGCTAAAAATCCAACCTTACATGAGCGTgctttacatatttatataaggtttcacttcataaaaaaaaacttatagttTATGGTGCTATAACTTTGATGTATTgagaacaaaataatatatagctGATATCTTTACCAAGTTTCTCACAGGCTAGAAGTATTAGTACTTGAGATCATTTTTGGGAGTCTACAATTTTCAATCAAGGGGAGTGTTGAAGAATGATTGAAAAACAACTGTGATGTGACAATCAAGTAAGTGTATATATGGCACCTTACTTGGAAGGTGATGACTTGGTCATAGTTTGAAGTCCAAACCAATTACTTAGTTAATTAGTTTATTGTGCAATGTTTTAGTTGGTGTGTAACAGCTATCATGTGTAAGTTAGAGTTCATGTTGTATATCTTCTTATCTTATGTATGTTTGTTGTAATAGTTTCTCTTCATGCAATGAAAAATATGTGGTTGCTATTGTTTGCTCTCTGAAAAAATAATTCATCATTGTCTTCATTGAATGTTGATTAGAAGACTGGTAAATTACACCTTTATAAGGAACTTAAGTAAAGGTTTTAATTCGAATCCTTATAGCAGATATTTACTTTTTATAGCGTTCTCAGTATTATATCCTAAAAAATCTATGGgtcaaagataaaagaaaaataaaaaataaaaataaaatatggtattaattcattatttcctcTAATTTCTTCATGTAGGGTTTACTTTGACATAAATAgcagagaaaataaataaataaaaactagagaaaaaataaaatgactataaagaataaaaaatgggTCACCAGAGATAAAGATTGGAACATGAGATGATAACAAGATGGTAATTTTGgagatgtttttttattcataatcagTATAACTCAACAATACTAGCTAAAGGTGCCAACGACCTTCGGTTCTATTGGTACATGGGTCACCGATAGAGCTTTCAatgagtggtgagagtttgattctcggctgagggcacatttctaggagttgtgaatagtagttatgtacgggtggttccagtgcccacgtgagcgcggccctaTCCCCACTTGTTCAACccaggcttgtgcacgtccttgagtctctagtgggttcaccccgctcctcttccaaaaaaaaaaaaaccaatactAGCTAAAGGTAACTCTTATCCCATAATCATATCTAGAATCAGGTAGATGCCATCATAATGCTTGAATATTGAACCTAAAtgaaataactatttttttcaagggggaaaaagcaaaaaaaataaaatattaaaaaaaaagaagaagaagaattgtgGAAGTGAGCATTGAAAGCTCTTGATCATGTGATTTCCGTGTCTCCAGATCTGAAACCATCTATGATAATGTGTTGTGTCCAGGGTGATACATGTGGCTCCATGGTTGACTGCCATTAATTtaatcatattaaataaaaatactttattcattaattaaaaataaaacataaaatgaagGCCTGCATGAATTTAATATAAGTCAATGGAATTTGTCCATGTCCTTTAGTCCTTATTATGCATTGATGTAGAGATAaggatttcaaaattattaaaaacaaacaaataaaattgcaatgagtGAACTGTtaataatgttataaaattaaactttttgatatatatatatataaacacaaacccaatatattaaatataatttaaggtTTAACTGAGCTTTTTTATCTCCATATCTTCTTATAGTTATTCATTATAGTCTTTATATTTTCAACATGTtcgataaaattttatatttttattttattctattttattttatttttatatcccACCGATTATATAGCTaacatttgataattttttttttaacaaaggaGACTAACCCCTGAGTTAATCTAGAGATGTGTTCCATTAGAATTAATTCCTTTAAATGGGATTCAAATTTTCACTATTATTTCTCTTCCCAAGAGATTTCCTTTAACGGCATGGTTTatgcatttaattttaaattttatatagatgatataatcaaaattattttcaacaacccaatatattaaatataacttttaaagtttaccttattttttttatctccatatcttgttatatttattagtttagtttttatattttcaatgctttcgatataattttatattttactcactctattcttttttacttgtcatattttGAAGCTCTTTTTTGTTATCTTTAACTTATCACACTATaaattttgtgcaacattaaataatttttttttttcaaatttatcttttaatttaatatatttgtataattttcaataaatcacaatcaactaaatattaaatcatatattcaacttggtggagttttaaataagagtagttttggaaagtaatgaaattttttataaaatataaacaatcaattaactgcaattaaattttcttaatttgtgtgaattaggtaaatgcgacaaataaaaagaaattgagggagtgatttattttctttgcttACATTTGATAATTCAATTCTAGATTTTAAACAACATTTTAtactcaaaattatttatagcgATGAAAACACAATAATAACTGATCTAGATTGATCAAAATAGCAAAAGTTTGAGTTACAAGTGATTTTGAATTcgaatatttgtatatatatataaaaataaaaaaaaaaaaactcgatTAGTACCTTGTCCAAACAAGAATAAAGCCAAACACTTCCAGAAAACTCATGGTCaaataactaagaaaaacaacaataagaaaAGCAGAGGGGTCTACTTGAAAAATCCCTCTTtcccataaaaatatattacattgaTAAAGAGTTAGTAACCGGCATGCTATTTTAGAAGTTTATAATTTTGTCTTGCTAAGAAAAGTCTTCTACTTAAAAAATGCATGACCCTGGATCCTGATATGCACACTTTTGAAGCttgtttgagagagagagagagagagagagaagatggAGAGGGAGGCATGGTTGAGGGGAATATGGGAGATGGTGAAAGAAGGGGTCTCACAAAGACTTCTTTCATGGCATCTCCCATCTCCTCCATTCCTCATCCCTAACCAGCTCTCTGGTCTCACTGTCATTGTCACTGGATGCACCAGTGGGATTGGACTTTGTGTTGCTAGGTCTGTCTCTTTTTATCTTGtggttgtttttttatgttttagatGTAAAAGTGTTTGTTGATGGATGAGAAATTTTGTTTCTGTTTGTTGTTTGATTCTGGATTTGTGCTTAGAAGATGagttatttgttaaaattaggAAGAAAGGCAAAAAATCAGAGCATTCTTTTGCTTTGGTTTTGGTTTGGAGTTGAGTGGAtctgaaattttgtttctattgaATGGAATATTGTCTGTTCTGTTTTTAAAAAACCATAGCTTGTTGATTTTTTGTTCATAATAGTGttggatttgtattttttttttttatatgtaaaccgatagagtaactaatagtcccacatcttttaaattaaaaaatatggaatCTTTTGGGTTGAATCAGGCCTGGACAAAATGGTATCACTAGAATAATATCTTTGATTTGCACTTAGCTTCAACATTGCGGCTTAGCTCTGATTTTTTTCGGCTAATGGTGAAAGTCTTATGGTAGGGAGATGGTTATGGCTGGGGCTCATGTTATCATGGCATGTAGGAATGTCGAAGGTGCAAACAGAATTGCCAGTGAATGGACAGAAGATACACACAATAGCAAAGATATACTTGTCGAGGTAACATTATTATATGATCTGACGCATATTCACTATCTATTTTGTGGCTAGCTCAAGATATATGTGTTTTCTTCATTTATAAGTCTATTATCAAGAAAGTTGATGCTGCTTTATGTAAAATATGCATGCTTCGATTGTTCCCGCAGGTCATGCCACTGGATCTCCTTTCCCTGGCATCAGTTCATAGTTTTGGAGAAGAGTGGAACCGTCGCGGAATGCCCTTGCATTTGTTAATCAACAATGCTGGAGCATTTTACATGAAAGGTTagctttctttttctgtttttcctTTTGTTCCCGCCTAAATTCTATGGATGACCTTCAAATTATCAATCGTCAAGTGAATGTTCTGTTTCCCAATATCAGAGAATGACTGTCTTTGTCGTGTCGAACTAGAAATTAAATTCAACTGTCTAGTGAATATATGGATTATTTGTTTGACtgaattaaaaatcaatgaaCTTCTAAAGAATTCCTAGACTATATGAAAACTGTTTTTTAATCTAAGAACAGACTAAAAGTTAGTCTCATTCCGATAAAAGCATGATTTAATGCCggttttgatatttatatttatacaataaatataaatatgaactCCAATGTAACTCAGCCAAATCCATTGTGACACCAAGCTATTATCCCTTTTACATTGTAAATCTAGAAGTAACAGTCCAAAGGTTAATCTACACTAGTTTGGAATTGATTataaggaaagtgatctttcatTTAAAGGATCatttttagaatcaaaataGATGACTTTatgattttcctttctttactCTTTGGCTTTTTCTATAGCAAGAAAGCTAACTGATTTCTTGAAATAGAACCACAACAATTTACAGAAGATGGAATCGAGCGGCATATGCAAGTGAATCATATAGCGCCAGCATTGCTCACTCTTCTTCTCTTGCCCTCTTTGCTTAAAGCTCCCTTTTCGCGGATTGTCAATGTGAATTCAGTGGTAATTAATTCCTTCTCTTACGATTTTAAGACATTTTTTTACAAGAGGATTCTGTGGCTAATTTTTAACTAAAGCTTAATTGAACAAGAATATACTCAtgcatcttatatatatatataatgaaatgaaGTTCAAACTAGGCATTTTTCATGAGGATTGTGGATTACAAATTGACCTTTATCTGATTCAATGAACACTACATCAGTAAGTTGTCAAACTTCTTTAATTAGGTCTTTGTTTTGGTGTCCTAGCTAACTCATAATAGAAAATTGTTCAGTGACTTATTGAACATTTTGATTATGAAATTGGATGTGTCCTTGCCTTCACCTCATCAAAGCAAACTCAGTCAAAATAATATTTCGCAGAATTTTCAATCGTCAAAAAGTTGAAATCAACatggtaaaaaaaatgagatcatTAAAGAAAATTCAGCTCACTAACTTGTTAAACAAATTGCTAACGCAGGCTCACCATTGTGCACTTATTGATCCCACTCGCTGGAAGAGTAAAATTAACGACGGCGACTTTAATGCCATAAGAGCCTACGGAGAGAGCAAACTAGCACAAGTATCACATTAAACTTTAATCTCCATATTTATCTTGCAATTTTAATTACAACTATATCTTATTGTCTTTCCTTATTTCTCAAAGCTTATGTTCATCAAAACACTTGCTGCAAAACTTTACAAGAAGAAAATTACCTCTATCCAGTGTATTACAGTAAATCCCGGCATCGTGAATACAAATATGGTAAGTATCTTcattatgtatgtatgtactcAAATATTCAGCTAATTTATTGGCATGGTTATCCAGGTCAAGCAACAACAGAAGCACAAAATTGCAGAGTGGAAGTTGTTCTGGATGTTTAGTCCTGCCGAAGGTATTTCCTCATTGTTCAAGTACTGTCTCTTTTTTCgctgttttatttttcatcttgaAGCAAAACTATGATTAGACTGTAGGAGTCTGATAGTTCGAATAGCTTGATCATCTTTGTCATGCATACAGGTTGAATGTTAcacaacaataaattaatttccATAAATAGATAGCAAATCTTGCAACTGTAAATTGATTTCCGTGGTTATTAAGAAGATTAAATGCCAGATTAATCatctaattttcatttatttgaacGTGCAGTCTATGAGTGAAAGGTTTGCATGCATCATTAACTATCAAATTCGGATATTTGTATGAATTCACATTATTTAGGATTATATATTCAGTTTTCCACTTAATCAACTCTTGATAGATGTCATACCCTCTCACAAATGTTCAAAACTATAACTTTTACTCGTTGTCAACAGGTGCAAGGAGCGTACTCTTTTGCTCAACAAACGAAAGTGTGGTTAAAAACACGGTCGAATGTTTTGCGCACTACTCTTCAGTTTGCACACCGACGAAAGAGGCACCTCAAGCGATGGATGTAAATTCATGCTTTGATGTTTGGAAAAAGACAATGGAAATGTTGGATTTAGATATGGATCATCTTTCTCGACTCATCGATGTTTAGCTTCAACTAACCACCTTGTTCAAATGCATCTTATTTTGGAGCTTCAaattttgcaatatatatagGACATATCATGACTTATCTTGTAAGAAAATTTTGCTGTATTTTACTTGTATGAACACACATACTTGTGAATTTTATCTATACTTATATTGATACAGAGAGCTCATGTCAAccatgttttaatatttaatgattgtCATTATTTGTATggttttgagaagctttgatTGTCATTATCTATacttatatttgtaatttagctaaaattaataatactgCGAATccattttctatatattttaaaaatgcaagaaaacttTTTAATTGATCAATAACAATATTTAACAACAACTAACAAATTAATCATACCAAATAATTATGCCtaccaaaaatttaatttgatgtcACGCGATGACTTATGGGCTAAGTACAAAATCACCACAATGTGCACATCTGCCTAGTTATAAGATGTTGCTAAACTAGTGATATCATGCTCATCGGTTTAATAATAATAGGCCAATACCAAAACAATATAAGATATGTGAAATACATTCCAAATATgtcaaaacataaaagaagcttACAATAAAAGTTTGCAGAAATACCAAGTTCACACTTTGGTGAATCTATGATAATACTAGActatatacaaaacaaattcGGATCTAAATACATGGATGGGTCTAGATCATAATGATATTGCACAATACAATGCTACCTAGAGTGTAGCAAAACCTAGGAGTCTTTATCTAGAAAAGTTGATGATAAAGGTAATGAGTGAGAAAGTTACTCGTGATTGAATAACGAATAAAATCATACCATAAGGAGTTGGAAATAAGGGAAATTTTCAATCTCACTTTGACATTTTGCATATTCCGCATTGTATGTTAATCTATGGGGATCATttaggaaaaatgaaaaaataaatgtgaagCGTAGCTAATATCTGTCGGCATTACTTTTAACAAATAGAAATATACGGTCTGTGAAACATAAAATTGGCTTGTCATGAAATTATCCCAAATCTAACTATGGTCGCAGCTAAATCTGAGTCCACCaaggcctatatatatatatatatatatatttgaaaataaaattaagcatGTCTTGGCATTGGGATGAGTTTACTCATATGGTGAAGCATGGTATTTCAAAACCAGGAAGTGCCTTAGGGTCTCTTTGCACCACCCCAAGGGAAATATCACAACCCCTTGTCAACCGCACTGCTTCTCAATAGAATGGTTTATAGTAGACCCCTACTACAATAGGTTGAGTCCATAGCTCGCCACCATCACCATAGGAAAAAAAAGTATAAGGTCAAAGTAACAAATAGATAAATTCACTCCAAAATGCACcttgaaatatattaaaatcgCATACCTTAGTACTAATTCCTAGAACATCAAAAAAGTATTCTTTGTAGGCCCAATTATAAGACATACTATGAAGTCCTTACATAATAGAATAGGAAGCATTATTACCAGTTTGtaataacataagaaaaaattgcatagataattattgttgagCACTTGCTATTCAACTTTGCAGAGTAGTGTCAATCGCAAGAGTGCATAAATGAAGCCTCGCAACTAGCGTGTAAAAAGATACCAAAGAAGATGGTGCGACGAACTATTTTCGGACAATATAAGTTGAGTAAGAAGCAACTTTGTCagtatttttaaaacttttaatccTTGTGTTTCTTTATGATCTAATATATGGATCAATGTATTATATAACAACTCCTTTATGAGTATTACAACACATTGGATTAATAACTCATGGACCATCAAAAAGCGACTCCTctcttttaagatttttaataaGATCCATACAACCAAGAATATATATAGgcttatttgttgaataatcaAAGAATGTGAattgacatttaaatttttttttcaatttccttTAATAATGCCTTTGCCAATACAACCTCAATTAGACCTCTTAAAGAATATTTGAGGCCTTCATATAGgggcaaatattttcatattaggTGTGTTTTTCATATTCTAAATTTATGTGCACGAACCGAATTAGAGTCGCTAAACAAATTCATATGACCAGTTAAGACAATAGTAGCATTTATGGATAGGAAAATGACTACAATAAAACAATGGGCTTATATATACTACATGTTAATTCCATCGCCCAAATAATTCTCATTCTCAAACTCCTCTTTGATCGATATTTGACTATCTCCATTGGTTCATCCTAGCCTCCTAGCCACCAATTGGATTTATGACTCTCTCTCCCTTTGTTTTGTCAACCCTAGCCACCATAATCAACGGTTGAAGCTCTCACTATCTCTCCCTTTCCTCCAAACCTAGCCACCAACGCCGGATCTCACAATCAAAATAGCTAGATCTCATCCTCTCTTGCCGAAACCCTAACCCGATCCACCGCATTACCTTCTCCTTCCCTcctctccttctctctctctctctctctctctctctctctctctctctctctctagactTCCTTAGATTGGAAGTCCTTTTGGATAGTTATTCCATTCGCTAGGGATGACACTACAGATGGATAGGGTTTGCAATcttattcttcctttttttttcatttcagaagTTTTAGGAGTTGGTGGTTTGTgaaattttgtgtgtgtgtgtgtgtgtgtgtgtttaaacAGTTTAGCTTAAGAAGCCCTCTTATTGTAATCTCAAGGTGATGATCCttccctttgtttttttctttttttcattttagaagTTCTAGGAGTTAGTGATTTGTGagtatttgtggtttttttttaaaagaataaattgcTCAACCATCACCAAACGAGGTGTTTAATGTAGGGTTTTGGAGCAACGATGAGCGCTAGTGAACAATTGATCTCGGTCAACCCTGAGGAGCTCACCTTCGAATATAGTGATGATTCTTCCCTTTTTTCATTTAAGAAGTTCTGAGTGTTAGTAATTtgtgaaattttgtattttttttaataattgagctTGAGAAGGCAAGTGGAAGTATGGTTTCAGAATAGAAGAGCTAGGTTTGTTCCTTCTCatctttgtcttcttctctatttttccaaattttttaattcaaggtTTCTAATTCGTGAAGTAGGGACAACAAGCCAAACAAAGGTTCTCtccatccaaaatatatattattaaattatgcaaTTTTGCTGGTTTTTATTGTTTGCAACTAAGGaaatatttatgcatttaaCTTTTCAAATAATCTCTACTGATAACTAATGATCTAAATTCCTGCATTGTTACAATTGAAGTGGAAGTAATGCAGGATAGGATGAGATTAAATGTGATTTTCAATGTTTAACATTGAAGAATCAATACTGTTATATCCTTATTTTAATGTTTCTCCTTACACAACCTCTGCAGATTGTGAAGCCGACTTAGGATTCATCTGCCAAGCAAGATGATGTTATTGAAAGTAGAACTCTAATTCGGTTACAACATATGAGGTCCCGTAGATGGCTGCATAGTCATTTGCATATTTCACCAATATCTGGTGATATGGAGGTTAGTAagcatttttttccctttccttGGTTTGATTTCCATAATCTCCCGTGTTCCTACTTTCTTTTGcaaaattgatttttccttgAATCATTTGTAGCCTTTTATGTAGTGTGGCTACTTATTTCAGTGGAagtctatttaaatatttcgcCTCAACAATTAGGCATGTGTGTGTGGATATGCTATTATTTCTTCCCCTTAATAATGGATTAATTGTCTCTGAAGGGCGTTTGATCTTTTGCATgaatatgtttgatttttttcataagatGATTCATTAGTATTTTAAAGGTAATATGGGTTGTTGTTCATCATTAAGCAAATTGTGCTTCTGAGGAAGGTAtatgaagaaaattaaatacaaaattttctgAGATGGTTTTTGGTCATTATGTAGAAGATAAAATTTCTTTAAACATGTAGATTCACATCGGATTTTATTCTGAGTTCATATCAGCTGCCAA includes the following:
- the LOC120266611 gene encoding dehydrogenase/reductase SDR family member FEY-like isoform X2, producing the protein MEREAWLRGIWEMVKEGVSQRLLSWHLPSPPFLIPNQLSGLTVIVTGCTSGIGLCVAREMVMAGAHVIMACRNVEGANRIASEWTEDTHNSKDILVEVMPLDLLSLASVHSFGEEWNRRGMPLHLLINNAGAFYMKEDGIERHMQVNHIAPALLTLLLLPSLLKAPFSRIVNVNSVAHHCALIDPTRWKSKINDGDFNAIRAYGESKLAQLMFIKTLAAKLYKKKITSIQCITVNPGIVNTNMVKQQQKHKIAEWKLFWMFSPAEGARSVLFCSTNESVVKNTVECFAHYSSVCTPTKEAPQAMDVNSCFDVWKKTMEMLDLDMDHLSRLIDV
- the LOC120266611 gene encoding dehydrogenase/reductase SDR family member FEY-like isoform X1; protein product: MEREAWLRGIWEMVKEGVSQRLLSWHLPSPPFLIPNQLSGLTVIVTGCTSGIGLCVAREMVMAGAHVIMACRNVEGANRIASEWTEDTHNSKDILVEVMPLDLLSLASVHSFGEEWNRRGMPLHLLINNAGAFYMKEPQQFTEDGIERHMQVNHIAPALLTLLLLPSLLKAPFSRIVNVNSVAHHCALIDPTRWKSKINDGDFNAIRAYGESKLAQLMFIKTLAAKLYKKKITSIQCITVNPGIVNTNMVKQQQKHKIAEWKLFWMFSPAEGARSVLFCSTNESVVKNTVECFAHYSSVCTPTKEAPQAMDVNSCFDVWKKTMEMLDLDMDHLSRLIDV